A DNA window from Thermococcus sp. contains the following coding sequences:
- a CDS encoding ubiquitin-like small modifier protein 1, which yields MKVKFYATFRELIGKKEIEVHGVKTVRELIDYLAKHYSPQIKRELLESPRIGPNKPIDGMILVNGHNILHLKGLDTELKEEDEVHIFPPAGGG from the coding sequence ATGAAGGTAAAATTCTACGCTACATTCCGGGAACTCATTGGAAAAAAGGAGATTGAAGTTCACGGTGTGAAAACAGTTAGAGAACTCATAGACTACTTGGCGAAGCATTACTCACCTCAGATTAAGAGGGAGCTCCTTGAAAGCCCACGTATTGGTCCGAACAAACCAATAGATGGAATGATTCTAGTGAACGGCCATAATATTCTTCATCTAAAAGGTCTTGACACCGAGCTCAAGGAAGAGGATGAAGTTCACATATTCCCGCCAGCCGGGGGTGGCTGA
- the trmY gene encoding tRNA (pseudouridine(54)-N(1))-methyltransferase TrmY, with the protein MRTFIIKANKARTAPDFKLSDLPGTSGRIDVLCRFLNSAFLLSHGFRKNVRVWLLLYGPPNPPKAIRFEGPELKVRLNPDERSTAKLIMRALKVGENLREPGKELEVYPGLYVSNRTFEDVVRLTLKNSALYYLHEEGKPIERVSFKGNVAFVLGDHEGLSREDEAFLEGIAEKVSVGKRSYLASHVVAYVNIFLDSLSSPP; encoded by the coding sequence GTGAGAACCTTCATAATAAAGGCAAACAAGGCCAGAACCGCTCCAGACTTCAAGCTTAGCGATTTGCCCGGCACGAGCGGGAGGATAGACGTCCTCTGCAGGTTCCTCAACTCGGCTTTTCTTCTCTCCCACGGCTTCAGAAAGAACGTGCGCGTCTGGCTTCTCCTCTACGGCCCGCCGAATCCGCCAAAGGCGATACGCTTCGAGGGTCCCGAGCTCAAGGTCCGCCTGAACCCAGATGAGAGGAGCACGGCAAAGCTCATAATGAGGGCCCTCAAAGTTGGCGAGAACCTGCGGGAACCGGGTAAAGAGCTTGAAGTTTATCCGGGCTTGTATGTGAGCAATCGGACTTTTGAGGACGTTGTCCGGCTAACGCTCAAAAACTCGGCCCTCTACTACCTCCACGAGGAGGGAAAACCGATAGAGAGGGTTTCCTTCAAAGGCAACGTTGCCTTCGTCCTCGGTGACCATGAGGGGCTCAGTAGAGAGGACGAGGCTTTTCTGGAGGGAATCGCGGAAAAGGTAAGCGTTGGAAAAAGGAGCTATTTGGCCTCGCACGTCGTTGCGTACGTCAATATCTTCCTTGACTCCCTCAGCTCTCCTCCCTGA
- a CDS encoding peptide transporter, producing the protein MKTDVKEKRKKKDKKGTNLSKIYLLFREYGLPAIVLLFAYIGYKIRAVTSSYKTFLDPDTFFHFEMYKLAIHEWIPKYYAYAEPPIGIKASGYLALYTMQALFYKITHSLFGWSELQAFKVWPPFVGAMIVIAIFLVGRKLHSNWAGFWGASLMMGFYGAITKTYSGNNRGEGPFMMFFLFAFYFLLVYLDEREWNWKKVAGAVAFLILSPIYMGVWTGSPLGVMIFLATGAVVPVVFFAIDRMEELRRFVFEYYPILGLSILLGLFGVYIRFVGIGSFLVFSLEVLIAMIVLVLIMLYGERLGLNYSDMAHRLGTVIGVSIAGFLAIYAYFGKDLFNFLKAATRSTPLYQTVAELQGLSWSQLIKTFSLKPVYQNGVVAKGDSMLFILSIAGFVVLIWRFYRHVKDRSYELYKDFMPMFYYLGVIYLFKQAIRFSFQASGAVILLSGIALGEAFIFVEKMKDTATTKALYALFLVLILFPMPYISASYSYTNQKNMIRSYELINPKMPGSVPEAWTDALFWIKNHSSPYATVLSWWDYGYWEESSLLSHRRAVTDGGHGYDRRYIVARFFSGFDTKAEVDLEAWENKYVITFLDPFDGQSDFGKFGAIAYLGGAINHYDYTHVPMFSYIPYQYIVFDNKTKSIYVKVGENQYLRPKMTVDLVNGRFYKTNGTASPYVLYIVPYRTSNNQVYPVGILAYDKIAFSDYVRLALHLPYSINEWDAQKLFANFKLVYTAYNGYLKKQGIYDPSVRVYEFKPFAIYRMDFLQNGTWKPFYSTMAGGKLPLGNQTLRLWISAFGRDVKNGTIIFEAYNGTKLIEKEVVAKNVYINHLNETPVEVHLYVPNATKYRFLLIQDGPVGVTNGPVYVNGKLANPSWVIAPGQSGTIKLTEAFDKDYSNVEFTLRGVVYYYVAPNGTDIYKPDFYLEPRMDIVGYIPVKTISSVKKGDNVITGKASVPADFIDNYINELKKKYGDKVVIVKKRIEPIFIAKKTYVLWEGS; encoded by the coding sequence ATGAAGACCGATGTTAAGGAAAAGAGGAAGAAGAAAGATAAGAAGGGAACAAACCTCTCAAAAATTTACCTCCTCTTCAGGGAGTATGGACTGCCGGCAATAGTTCTCCTTTTTGCATACATAGGTTACAAGATAAGGGCTGTCACATCAAGCTACAAGACGTTCCTTGACCCCGATACCTTCTTCCACTTTGAGATGTACAAGCTGGCAATCCACGAGTGGATCCCAAAGTATTACGCCTATGCCGAGCCTCCGATAGGTATAAAAGCCAGCGGATACTTAGCGCTCTACACGATGCAGGCCCTCTTCTACAAGATAACCCACTCTCTCTTTGGCTGGAGCGAGCTTCAAGCCTTCAAGGTCTGGCCACCTTTTGTCGGTGCCATGATAGTCATAGCAATCTTCCTCGTCGGCAGGAAGCTACACTCCAACTGGGCCGGCTTCTGGGGAGCCAGCTTAATGATGGGCTTCTACGGGGCCATAACGAAAACCTATTCCGGAAACAACCGTGGTGAAGGGCCCTTCATGATGTTCTTCCTGTTTGCTTTCTACTTCCTGCTAGTTTACCTCGATGAACGGGAGTGGAACTGGAAGAAGGTAGCCGGCGCGGTGGCTTTCCTTATACTCAGCCCGATTTACATGGGTGTATGGACGGGCAGTCCCCTGGGAGTCATGATTTTCCTCGCGACCGGCGCTGTAGTTCCGGTTGTGTTCTTCGCAATTGATAGAATGGAAGAGCTCAGGCGCTTTGTCTTCGAGTACTATCCAATCCTTGGATTGTCAATACTCCTCGGACTCTTTGGCGTCTACATTAGATTCGTTGGAATTGGAAGCTTCCTTGTGTTTTCTCTGGAAGTCTTGATTGCAATGATTGTTCTCGTTCTGATAATGCTCTACGGCGAGAGACTCGGCCTCAACTACTCAGATATGGCACATAGGCTCGGAACCGTCATCGGGGTTTCAATAGCAGGATTCCTCGCAATATACGCCTACTTTGGAAAGGACCTCTTCAACTTTCTCAAAGCAGCGACCCGCTCAACGCCACTCTATCAAACAGTTGCTGAGCTCCAGGGTCTCAGCTGGAGCCAACTAATAAAGACGTTTAGCCTTAAGCCCGTCTATCAAAATGGTGTAGTCGCCAAGGGAGACAGCATGCTTTTCATATTGTCAATTGCAGGCTTTGTTGTTCTTATTTGGAGGTTCTACAGGCACGTTAAGGATAGGAGCTACGAGCTTTACAAGGACTTCATGCCGATGTTTTACTACCTGGGTGTTATATATCTCTTCAAGCAGGCAATCAGGTTTTCATTCCAGGCCTCCGGTGCAGTTATACTCCTGTCGGGAATAGCACTGGGAGAAGCCTTCATCTTCGTTGAAAAGATGAAAGACACAGCAACGACAAAGGCACTATACGCGCTCTTCTTAGTGTTAATTCTCTTCCCGATGCCATACATAAGCGCAAGCTACTCCTACACGAACCAGAAGAACATGATTAGGAGCTATGAGCTCATCAATCCGAAAATGCCGGGAAGCGTTCCAGAGGCGTGGACGGATGCACTGTTCTGGATTAAAAACCACAGCAGTCCCTATGCAACGGTTCTCAGCTGGTGGGACTATGGCTACTGGGAGGAATCAAGTCTGCTGAGCCACAGAAGGGCCGTAACCGATGGTGGTCACGGTTACGACAGGCGTTACATTGTGGCGAGGTTCTTCTCAGGCTTTGACACCAAGGCGGAGGTAGACCTCGAGGCCTGGGAGAACAAGTATGTAATCACATTCCTTGACCCATTTGACGGTCAGAGCGACTTCGGTAAGTTTGGAGCGATAGCGTATCTCGGTGGGGCAATAAACCACTACGATTACACCCACGTCCCAATGTTCAGCTACATCCCATACCAGTATATAGTCTTTGACAACAAAACAAAGAGCATCTATGTAAAGGTAGGAGAGAACCAATACCTTCGCCCAAAAATGACGGTGGACTTAGTCAACGGGAGATTTTACAAGACAAACGGAACTGCTTCTCCATATGTGCTTTACATCGTCCCCTACAGGACTTCCAATAACCAGGTTTATCCGGTGGGAATACTTGCATATGACAAGATAGCCTTCAGTGACTACGTCAGATTGGCACTCCACCTTCCTTACTCAATTAATGAGTGGGACGCCCAGAAGCTCTTCGCCAACTTCAAGCTGGTTTACACTGCCTACAATGGCTACCTAAAGAAGCAGGGAATTTATGACCCGAGCGTCAGAGTTTACGAGTTTAAACCCTTCGCGATATACAGAATGGACTTCCTCCAGAATGGAACGTGGAAACCCTTCTACAGCACGATGGCAGGAGGAAAGCTCCCGCTTGGAAACCAGACACTCAGGCTGTGGATTTCTGCCTTTGGAAGGGACGTTAAGAACGGCACTATTATTTTTGAGGCCTACAACGGAACCAAGCTTATCGAGAAAGAGGTAGTAGCGAAAAACGTTTACATCAACCACCTCAACGAGACTCCAGTAGAGGTTCACCTCTATGTTCCAAACGCCACTAAGTACCGCTTCCTTCTCATCCAGGACGGTCCGGTCGGGGTCACCAACGGTCCGGTTTACGTTAACGGAAAGCTGGCGAACCCAAGCTGGGTCATTGCTCCCGGCCAGAGCGGAACCATAAAGCTCACAGAGGCTTTCGATAAGGATTACAGCAACGTTGAGTTCACCCTCAGGGGAGTCGTTTATTACTACGTTGCTCCAAACGGTACAGATATATACAAACCAGACTTCTATCTCGAACCCCGTATGGACATCGTCGGCTACATCCCTGTAAAAACGATATCAAGCGTTAAGAAAGGAGATAACGTAATTACAGGAAAGGCCAGCGTTCCCGCAGACTTCATTGACAATTACATCAATGAGCTCAAGAAGAAGTACGGTGACAAAGTCGTGATAGTCAAAAAGAGAATCGAACCAATATTTATTGCCAAGAAAACCTACGTCCTGTGGGAGGGAAGCTGA
- a CDS encoding adenylate kinase, with the protein MNILIFGPPGSGKSTHSHRIVERYGLTYISSGDLIRREIERKTPIGKEMEAYLSRGELIPDTIVNTLIISKLRRQRENFILDGYPRTPEQVLALESYLYDHGIRLDLAMEIFIDLETSIERISGRRICPNCGAVYHVKYNPPKESGICDVCGSKLIQREDDRPEVVERRYRIYTKNMEPIIKFYRNKGLYVKIDGDGGVEEVWKRIQPLLDYIRARESFPVPP; encoded by the coding sequence GTGAACATTCTTATTTTTGGGCCCCCGGGAAGCGGGAAGTCAACGCACTCCCACAGGATTGTCGAGCGCTACGGTCTGACGTATATCTCCTCTGGAGACCTGATAAGGAGGGAGATAGAGAGAAAAACGCCGATTGGAAAGGAGATGGAGGCTTACCTGAGCAGAGGTGAGCTGATTCCAGACACGATAGTCAATACATTGATAATATCAAAACTGAGGCGCCAGAGGGAGAACTTCATCCTTGACGGCTACCCGAGGACTCCGGAGCAGGTTCTGGCTTTGGAGAGCTATCTCTACGACCACGGGATAAGGCTCGACCTCGCTATGGAGATTTTTATAGACCTTGAGACGAGCATTGAGCGGATAAGTGGTAGGAGAATCTGTCCGAACTGTGGAGCTGTGTATCACGTCAAGTACAACCCGCCTAAAGAGTCCGGAATCTGCGACGTCTGTGGCTCGAAGTTGATTCAGAGGGAAGATGACCGACCGGAAGTTGTCGAGAGGAGGTACAGGATTTACACGAAGAACATGGAGCCGATAATAAAGTTCTACCGCAACAAGGGGTTGTATGTAAAAATTGATGGAGATGGGGGTGTAGAAGAAGTGTGGAAAAGGATTCAACCACTCCTCGACTATATCAGGGCAAGGGAGTCTTTCCCAGTGCCTCCATAA
- a CDS encoding single- stranded DNA-binding family protein: MKLSTGYVRASGYAHKVRRVLFALARKMVEPKEIIRASGELNQRIFEEFQRLGVSKEDVVRITVEFEVKDGTIVWDYDTLKIEVYKKSEEEKLAKAMEEVEERERELEEKIKALEEVALNIKKLSDELIEKIEELKQEHTSLKLREES, translated from the coding sequence ATGAAGCTGAGCACAGGTTACGTCCGGGCGAGCGGTTACGCCCACAAGGTCAGGCGCGTTCTCTTTGCTCTGGCAAGGAAGATGGTCGAGCCGAAGGAGATTATACGGGCCTCAGGAGAGCTCAACCAGAGGATTTTCGAGGAGTTCCAGAGACTCGGGGTCTCCAAGGAAGACGTCGTGAGGATTACCGTGGAGTTCGAGGTTAAAGACGGCACAATAGTTTGGGACTACGATACCCTGAAGATTGAGGTCTACAAGAAGAGCGAGGAGGAAAAACTCGCAAAGGCCATGGAGGAAGTTGAAGAGCGTGAGAGGGAACTTGAGGAGAAGATTAAAGCCCTCGAAGAGGTCGCCCTGAACATTAAAAAGCTCAGCGACGAGCTAATTGAGAAAATAGAGGAGCTCAAGCAGGAGCACACCTCGCTGAAGCTCAGGGAGGAGAGCTGA